The proteins below are encoded in one region of Leishmania mexicana MHOM/GT/2001/U1103 complete genome, chromosome 5:
- a CDS encoding putative glutaminyl cyclase: MQQHQSLAARRRSRRLFRRDEAPFWCSLLKRCLPCLALRWKSTRATSRARAILMGILLCLIATLISLIGLLVYLSWKSSPSHPPLEAVAAPSTPSPRMPSEAGMHNPLAEDSVDVAVIRQQEEAVVRKWRENDFRPTYWEVKRRTLPRLTKKVLESWFEHGRRAAASATAVEVPEDVLTAHTWDAVDGGDADADLFDTLAFLYPPAQQSQYYRAAMDAILRHGPRVGGTKRDALLHHFVDEGLGRRRYDAARHAYHPAPPHLSPRGRELLEKVATSWPDAPHLAAAPQDEAAARQPGWRWSLSWDNFTANIPLRIEGSSRVEMQNLVFQFPGGSQFRRKQAAAASAAATGAKDALDEFVGGVPNRRRTRAEDRKEVLEAEYHPADMTGETVYTQENFLQWAQDGVPFSPRPALERGVPGTRVVLSPDAKGARVPLKPSLSAQAAEPATQQPMKHAVLAAHWDSKYFADLPFLGACDSAMPVVFLLRTIKNIAVLTDVAEALKESYKAERSGAVDGDPAAAVPGLTSTFRNATTEAEVRERLASLLSPAHHALLYQYFFARPYSVGDEQQNLVAAGMRNHPTKVEVDVRTWLDWVQHLPIISVILFDGEEAYKHWSGDDNTYGSRHLAQRWRSTPSVMRTRYSGGPQSLYDSVDLFALYDLMGPAGTTFSNMYPTQSGIFYAGLSQREWELRHRAMKYTSAISAELLWRYHEATALPPAEARRKPDPFLRLLGPSPHEAVASINAAYTRRLLANNASRPSVASLPRSWLMYGSPHEMFTLHSVPRTTYDVRFVENFDQLRVYDRLDRAIAAESSFDAERYLSTINHNIFFSPSQQADLRRNRDVFVAEDDHKHWLDTQRVLHLIPIPFPKSWHTASDDGSNVHDGTSTDLAGLLWSTVLELGDYWTRKE, translated from the coding sequence ATGCAACAACATCAATCCCTGGCGGCTCGGCGGCGGAGCCGCAGGCTGTTCCGCAGGGACGAGGCTCCGTTTTGGTGCAGCCTGCTGAAGCGGTGCCTACCCTGTCTTGCCCTGCGATGGAAGAGCACTCGCGCGACGAGTCGCGCCCGGGCCATCCTCATGGGCATCCTGCTCTGTCTCATCGCCACCCTCATCTCCCTCATTGGCCTTTTGGTGTACCTCTCCTGGAAGAGCAGCCCCAGCCACCCCCCACTCGAGGCTgtcgccgcgccgtcgaCCCCCTCGCCTCGGATGCCGTCAGAGGCGGGTATGCACAACCCGTTGGCCGAAGACTccgtcgacgtcgccgttatccggcagcaggaggaggcggtggttCGGAAGTGGAGGGAGAACGACTTTCGTCCTACCTACTGGGAGGTCAAGCGCCGCACCCTACCGCGACTAACGAAGAAGGTCTTGGAGTCGTGGTTTGagcacggaaggcgtgcggcggcgtccgctACGGCGGTGGAGGTTCCAGAGGATGTGCTGACGGCGCATACCTGGGACGctgtcgacggcggcgacgcagacgcTGACCTCTTCGACACCCTCGCCTTTCTCTACCCACCAGCGCAGCAGAGCCAGTACTACCGCGCGGCGATGGACGCGATTTTGCGCCACGGCCCTCGCGTCGGAGGCACGAAGCGCGACGCCCTTCTCCATCACTTCGTCGATGAAGGACTCGGACGTCGACGGTACGACGCCGCACGGCACGCCTACCacccagcaccgccgcacctcAGCCCGCGTGGGAGGGAACTGCTGGAGAAGGTAGCCACCTCGTGGCCAGATGCACCCCACctggccgccgcgccgcaggACGAGGCTGCGGCCCGTCAGCCGGGCTGGCGGTGGTCTCTGAGCTGGGACAACTTCACGGCGAATATTCCATTACGCATCGAGGGCAGCTCGCGCGTCGAGATGCAGAACCTCGTCTTTCAGTTCCCCGGTGGGTCGCAGTTCCGTCGCAAGCAGGCCGCGGCcgcatcagcggcagcaaccgGCGCGAAGGATGCACTCGACGAGTtcgtcggcggcgtgccAAACCGCCGGCGCACCCGCGCTGAGGATCGCAAGGAGGTACTCGAAGCTGAATACCACCCGGCCGACATGACAGGAGAGACCGTCTACACACAGGAGAACTTCCTGCAGTGGGCACAAGACGGGGTCCCGTTTAGCCCTCGCCCTGCGCTGGAGCGCGGGGTGCCGGGCACGCGGGTCGTCCTGTCCCCGGATGCGAAGGGGGCGCGGGTGCCGCTGAAGCCGAGTCTGTCCGCGCAGGCCGCCGAaccggcgacgcagcagcccaTGAAGCACGCTGTGCTTGCTGCGCACTGGGACTCGAAGTACTTCGCAGacctccccttcctcggCGCCTGCGACTCCGCCATGCCGGTGGTGTTCCTCCTGCGAACCATCAAGAACATCGCCGTTTTGACCGATGTGGCGGAGGCGTTGAAGGAGTCGTACAAGGCCGAGCGCTCCGGCGCAGTGGACGGCGACCCAGCCGCCGCGGTACCCGGGCTCACGAGCACGTTCCGCAACGCCACGACGGAGGCTGAAGTGAGAGAGCGGCTGGCGTCACTCCTCTCACCAGCCCATCACGCGCTCCTCTACCAGTACTTCTTCGCGCGCCCCTACAGCGTCGGCGATGAGCAACAGAACTTAGTTGCGGCGGGTATGCGAAATCATCCGACAAAGGTGGAGGTTGACGTGCGCACATGGCTGGACTGGGTGCAGCACCTGCCCATCATCTCCGTCATCCTCTTcgatggcgaggaggcgtACAAGCACTGGTCCGGGGACGACAACACGTATGGCTCGCGGCACCtagcgcagcggtggcgcagcaccccCTCCGTGATGCGGACGCGCTACTCTGGCGGTCCACAGTCCCTCTACGACTCGGTTGACCTCTTTGCCCTCTACGACCTTATGGGCCCGGCAGGGACGACGTTCAGCAATATGTACCCGACGCAGAGCGGCATCTTCTACGCGGGGCTATCGCAGCGCGAGTGGGAGCTCCGCCATCGAGCGATGAAATACACCTCGGCAATCTCCGCGGAGCTCCTGTGGCGGTACCACGAGGCCACCGCATTGCCGCCGGCGGAAGCGCGCAGGAAGCCAGACCCctttctccgcctcctcggccccTCACCACATGAAGCAGTCGCATCCATCAACGCTGCCTACACGCGACGGCTGCTGGCAAACAACGCATCGCGCCCGTCAGTGGCGTCACTTCCGCGGTCGTGGCTGATGTACGGTTCGCCGCACGAGATGTTCACCCTGCATAGCGTCCCCCGCACCACCTACGACGTCAGGTTCGTGGAAAACTTTGATCAGCTGCGGGTGTACGACAGGCTGGACCGGGCGATTGCCGCCGAGAGCAGCTTCGATGCGGAACGTTACCTGAGCACCATCAACCACAACATATTCTTCTCTCCGTCTCAGCAGGCGGACCTGCGCCGCAACCGCGACGTCTTCGTCGCTGAGGATGACCACAAGCACTGGCTGGACACCCAACGGGTCCTGCATCTTATCCCCATCCCGTTCCCCAAGTCATGGCACACGGcgagcgacgacggcagcaacgTGCACGATGGAACGTCGACGGACCTGGCAGGGCTGTTATGGTCTACGGTATTAGAGCTGGGCGACTACTGGACGCGCAAAGAATGA
- a CDS encoding NADH-ubiquinone oxidoreductase, mitochondrial,putative, translating into MRQGWLRSSAALLERVHGCLKDQDRIFTNLYNDFGTGIDAAERRGDWYRTKDILLKGHDWVINEIKASGLRGRGGAGFPSGLKWSFMPKKKQDDRPSYIVVNCDESEPGTCKDREIMRHEPHKVVEGALLAGFAMRARYGYIYIRGEFYNEWRAVEKAIHEAYAKGYLGKSACGSGWDFDLYTYRGAGAYICGEETAMIASLEGGQGKPRLKPPFPANVGLYGCPTTVTNCETVAVSPTIIRRGPQWFAQFGRKGNAGTKLYCISGHVNRPCTVEEEMSMPLRELIERHAGGVRGGWDNLLCVIPGGSSCPLIPKHICDDILMDYDALKEAQTGLGTAAVIVMDKTTDVINAIERLSQFYMHESCGQCTPCREGSPWLDKMMKRFVNGNAKKEEIYTLWDVSKQMEGRSICALGTAAAWPVQGLIRHFRPLMEERIERFWEANPHWGKAGSPWRRWKTHRYYTMQKGDRLNWDGKIVRNWN; encoded by the coding sequence ATGCGTCAGGGGTGGCTCCGCTCATCGGCGGCGCTCCTGGAACGCGTGCACGGCTGCCTGAAGGACCAGGACCGTATCTTTACAAACCTGTACAACGACTTCGGCACGGGCATcgacgcggcggagcggcgtGGTGACTGGTACCGCACCAAGGACATCCTCCTCAAAGGCCATGACTGGGTGATCAACGAGATCAAGGCGAGCGGCCTTcgtggccgtggcggtgccggcttCCCGTCCGGGCTGAAGTGGTCCTTCATGCCCAAGAAGAAGCAGGATGACCGCCCGAGCTACATTGTGGTGAACTGCGATGAGTCGGAGCCTGGCACGTGCAAGGACCGCGAGATCATGCGCCACGAGCCGCACAAGGTTGTGGAAGGTGCACTGTTGGCTGGCTTTGCAATGCGGGCCCGCTACGGCTACATCTACATCCGAGGCGAGTTCTACAACGAGTGGCGCGCGGTCGAGAAGGCGATTCACGAGGCGTACGCGAAGGGCTACCTCGGCAAgagcgcgtgcggcagcggctgggACTTTGACCTCTACACCtaccgcggcgccggcgcgtaCATCTGCGGTGAGGAGACGGCGATGATCGCCAGCTTAGAGGGCGGCCAGGGCAAGCCTCGGCTGAAGCCGCCGTTCCCGGCGAACGTCGGCCTCTACGGGTGcccgacgacggtgacgaaCTGcgagacggtggcggtgtcgCCGACCATAATCCGCCGTGGCCCGCAATGGTTCGCGCAGTTCGGCCGCAAAGGCAACGCCGGCACGAAGCTGTATTGCATCTCTGGCCACGTGAACCGCCCGTGcaccgtggaggaggagatgagcATGCCTTTGCGCGAACTGATCGAGCgacacgccggcggcgtgcgtggcggctGGGACAACCTACTCTGCGTCATCCCCGGCGGCTCCTCGTGCCCGCTTATCCCAAAGCACATCTGCGACGACATCCTGATGGACTACGATGCGCTCAAGGAGGCGCAGACCGGCCttggcacggcggcggtgatcgTCATGGACAAGACCACCGACGTGATCAACGCGATTGAACGCCTGTCGCAGTTCTACATGCACGAATCGTGCGGCCAGTGCACGCCGTGCCGCGAGGGCAGCCCGTGGCTGGACAAGATGATGAAGCGCTTCGTCAACGGGAACGCCAAGAAGGAGGAAATCTACACCCTCTGGGACGTGTCCAAGCAGATGGAGGGCCGCTCCATCTGCGCGCtcgggacggcggcggcgtggccggTGCAGGGACTCATCCGTCACTTCAGGCCCCTCATGGAGGAGCGCATCGAGCGCTTCTGGGAGGCAAACCCGCACTGGGGAAAGGCTGGctcgccgtggcgccgctggAAAACGCACCGCTACTACACAATGCAGAAGGGTGATCGGCTCAACTGGGACGGCAAGATTGTGCGCAACTGGAACTAG
- a CDS encoding methyltransferase-like protein, whose product MKYVAVFASSASLADFRLPEFQFVAATLRVPITFLDDKIPWVAGGADTFWFSVFESPASRSELKALAERCALLRGVYTLFETAPTLEDLYACLEGRHGTAPGSAAPSLASSPTTAATAFVGEDETTHLASSTYSYQVETIGKKYSADAKRAVAEAVLKRVPRAGEVEWRQPGRAYYIFLQHAIENAPPGAQGWVSNAPLLRVFHCCLCVESSRSALLATYDLRKRPYIGTTSMPPEESLMMANMSGVCRGHYVYDPFCGTGSLLIAAAHYGARTFGSDADGRAMRAGTEKGKTSPQMQQQRRLALAAYPEEQLCVLTEEERVLPSMITNFKLYHLPPPDRARMNFSAWPRTWHTCALRLGSGGIFDSIITDPPYGLREPRKKVETTTPTIPTAAAASTEAGRDNAVKQQAVTFSAYPTHEVLLDLVMFAATYLVVGGHLTFWHPTTDHYTDDELPTHPSLRIVCNIAQRVSLKVVRRLIVLRKVAPVPTPPPSRESCAAKKSPDDLRVLMDETELPDNADYMHYRAKRERKREAAHKYKSSAGASSSPSTPVTGEDVRSGSDGGNRRGRKHSRLDGQDKIVANRQRNIELRAAKQAASHLTNAAHKTVDQTRP is encoded by the coding sequence ATGAAGTACGTGGCAGTCTTTGCCTCCTCGGCGAGTCTGGCTGACTTTCGGTTGCCAGAGTTTCAGTTCGTGGCCGCCACGCTGCGCGTCCCCATCACGTTTCTGGACGACAAGATCCCATGGGTTGCAGGTGGCGCCGATACGTTTTGGTTCAGCGTCTTCGAGTCCCCGGCGAGCCGTTCCGAGCTCAAGGCCCTCGCGGAGCGTTGCGCGCTGTTGCGCGGAGTGTACACGCTCTTCGAGACGGCCCCTACACTGGAGGACCTCTACGCGTGCCTCGAAGGGCGCCATGGTACCGCGCCAGGATCTGCAGCCCCATCtcttgcctcctcccccaccaccgctgccaccgccttcgtcggcgaggacgagACGACGCACCTCGCGAGCTCGACATACTCCTACCAGGTGGAGACAATCGGCAAGAAGTACTCCGCGGACGCCAAgcgtgcggtggcggaggcggtgctgaagcGTGTGCCGCGCGCTGGTGAGGTCGAGTGGCGACAGCCAGGGCGCGCCTACTACATATTCCTCCAGCACGCTATCGAGAACGCGCCCCCTGGAGCGCAAGGATGGGTATCgaatgcgccgctgctgcgcgtctttcactgctgcctctgcgtCGAGTCCAGCCGCAGTGCGCTCCTCGCCACGTACGACCTGCGAAAGCGGCCCTACATCGGCACCACCTCCATGCCGCCGGAGGAGTCGCTTATGATGGCGAACATGTCAGGCGTGTGTCGCGGCCACTACGTGTACGACCCGTTCTGCGGCACGGGGAGCCTGCtcatcgcggcggcgcactACGGCGCCAGGACCTTCGGCTCCGACGCTGATGGACGGGCGATGCGGGCCGGCACGGAGAAGGGAAAGACGAGTCCACagatgcagcagcaacgccgcctgGCGCTCGCGGCCTACCCTGAGGAGCAGTTGTGCGTcttgacggaggaggagcgtgtgCTGCCAAGCATGATCACCAACTTCAAGCTGTAccacctcccaccccctgACAGAGCTCGCATGAACTTCTCCGCGTGGCCGCGGACGTGGCACACCTGCGCACTGCGTCTCGGCTCCGGGGGCATCTTCGACAGCATCATCACGGACCCGCCGTACGGCCTACGCGAGCCGCGCAAGAAGGTGGAAACAACGACTCCCACCATcccaacggcagcagcggcctcTACGGAGGCTGGCCGCGACAACGCCGTCAAACAGCAAGCTGTCACTTTCTCCGCCTACCCCACCcacgaggtgctgctggatcTCGTCATGTTCGCCGCCACATACCTCGTCGTCGGAGGCCATCTCACCTTCTGGCACCCCACCACCGATCACTACACGGACGACGAgctgcccacccacccgtcCCTGCGCATTGTGTGCAACATCGCGCAGCGGGTGTCGCTCAAGGTTGTGCGCCGTCTCATCGTTCTACGAAAGGTCGCGCCGGTGCcgactccgccgccgtcacgcgAATCCTGCGCCGCGAAGAAGTCCCCAGATGATCTGCGTGTGCTCATGGACGAAACGGAGCTGCCGGACAACGCGGACTACATGCACTACCGCGCCAAGCGCGAGCGGAagcgcgaggcagcgcacAAGTACAAGTCGTCAGcaggcgcctcctcctccccctccacccctgTCACAGGTGAGGAtgtccgcagcggcagcgatggaggCAACCGGCGCGGTCGAAAGCACAGCCGGCTGGACGGGCAGGACAAGATTGTGGCGAATCGGCAGCGCAACATCGAGCTGCGGGCGGCGAAGCAGGCGGCCTCGCACCTCACGAATGCGGCGCACAAGACGGTCGACCAAACCCGACCGTGA
- a CDS encoding stomatin-like protein, with protein sequence MLRRGIVLLQYGAQGASYPINSAPQEHPPGASASSRMMMQRSQKMLLDPASFIERPPRNTFFNIVPQGHEYVVERLGRYHRTLDSGWWVVVPFIDKIRYNYNVKEQGIEIPNQSAITSDNVMVEIDGVLFLKIVDSCKASYNIENPVFNLINLAQTTMRSEIGRMSLDSLFRERASLNQSTVEVLRREANEWGIECKRYEIRDIVVSELVRRSMDLQAEAERKKRKLILESEGESTATINRANGMKIAQQCVADAEKYTAERQSEGAAVAIRVKAAAVSDNISIVSDAIEKAKHSNEAISLRVAESYIEKFGELAKESNTVVMSQPVSDPATFATQALSVFNTVATSAGKCSPPTGK encoded by the coding sequence ATGCTTCGTCGTGGAATTGTACTGCTTCAATACGGGGCTCAAGGTGCCTCGTATCCCATCAACTCGGCCCCTCAAGAGCACCCTCCGGGAGCCAGTGCTTCTTCCCGCATGATGATGCAGCGCTCGCAGAAAATGCTGCTTGACCCTGCCTCTTTTATTGAGCGCCCACCACGAAACACGTTTTTCAACATTGTCCCGCAAGGCCATGAATACGTCGTGGAACGACTTGGTCGCTATCACCGCACACTGGACTCTGgatggtgggtggtggtacCCTTCATCGATAAGATTCGCTACAACTACAATGTGAAGGAGCAAGGTATCGAAATTCCCAACCAATCAGCAATCACATCTGACAATGTGATGGTGGAGATTGACGGCGTTCTCTTTCTCAAGATCGTGGATTCGTGTAAAGCCAGTTACAATATTGAGAACCCCGTGTTCAACTTGATTAACTTGGCGCAAACAACAATGCGCAGCGAGATTGGGCGGATGTCACTGGATAGCCTCTTTAGGGAGCGTGCCAGTCTTAACCAAAGCACTGTGGAAGTGCTTCGTCGTGAAGCAAACGAGTGGGGTATTGAGTGCAAACGCTACGAGATCCGAGATATTGTGGTGAGcgagctggtgcgccgctCAATGGATCTGCAGGCTGAGGCGGAGCGAAAAAAGCGCAAGCTCATCCTAGAGAGCGAAGGTGAGTCTACCGCGACGATCAACCGCGCTAACGGCATGAAGATTGCGCAGCAGTGCGTTGCAGACGCGGAGAAGTACACAGCAGAACGGCAGTCGGAgggcgctgcagtggcgaTCCGAGTAAAGGCAGCCGCGGTGTCCGACAACATCTCCATCGTCTCCGATGCCATTGAAAAGGCGAAGCACAGCAACGAGGCTatctctctccgtgtggcAGAAAGCTATATTGAGAAGTTTGGCGAACTGGCAAAAGAATCCAACACAGTGGTGATGTCTCAGCCAGTAAGTGATCCTGCGACGTTTGCAACCCAAGCACTCTCCGTGTTCAACACTGTCGCCACCTCTGCGGGTAAGTGTTCGCCGCCAACCGGAAAGTAG
- a CDS encoding mercaptopyruvate sulfurtransferase, whose product MSAPAAAPKHPGKVFLDPSEVKDHLAEYRIVDCRYSLKIKDHGSIEYAKEHVKSAIRADVDTNLSKLVLTSTARHPLPPCAEFIGWCMANGMAGELPVLCYDDECGAMGGCRLWWMLNSLGAEAYVINGGFQACKAAGLEMESGEPSSLPAPATHWPYKTAFQHHYLVDEIPPNAIITDARSADRFASTVRPYAADKMPGHIEGARNLPYASHLVTRGDGKVLRSEEEIRHNIMTVVQGAGDATDLSSLVFSCGSGVTACINIALVHHLGLGHPYLYCGSWSEYSGLFRLPIMRSIIDDYGMCILMQTPNLGDNPKANLDTMTLKVDGAACERPDAEVQSAATHLHAGEAATVYFKSGRVVTIEVPVVPN is encoded by the coding sequence ATGTctgctcccgctgctgcgccgaaACACCCGGGCAAGGTGTTCCTGGACCCGAGTGAGGTAAAGGACCACCTTGCCGAATACCGCATCGTGGACTGCCGGTACAGCTTGAAGATAAAGGACCACGGCAGCATCGAGTACGCGAAGGAGCATGTGAAGAGCGCCATCCGTGCCGATGTGGATACAAACCTCTCCAAGTTGGTGCTCACCAGCACCGCCCggcacccgctgccgccctgtGCTGAGTTTATCGGCTGGTGCATGGCGAACGGCATGGCGGGAGAGCTGCCGGTGCTCTGCTACGATGACGAGTGCGGCGCCATGGGTGGATGCCGCCTGTGGTGGATGCTGAACTCTCTTGGCGCCGAGGCGTACGTGATCAACGGCGGCTTTCAGGCCTGCAAGGCTGCGGGGCTGGAGATGGAGTCCGGCGAgccctcgtcgctgccggctCCCGCAACGCACTGGCCCTACAAGACGGCCTTCCAGCATCACTACCTCGTGGATGAGATCCCGCCTAACGCGATCATCACTGACGCGCGCTCCGCCGACCGCTTCGCCTCGACGGTACGCCCGTACGCCGCAGACAAGATGCCAGGCCACATCGAAGGCGCGCGTAACCTCCCCTACGCGTCGCACCTCGTGACACGCGGTGACGGCAAGGTGCTGCGCAGTGAGGAGGAGATTCGCCACAACATCATGACCGTCGTGCAAGGCGCGGGTGACGCGACTGATCTGTCGAGCCTCGTCTtctcctgcggcagcggcgtcactGCCTGCATCAATATCGCCCTGGTGCACCACCTCGGCCTGGGCCATCCGTACCTCTACTGTGGCTCCTGGTCCGAGTATAGCGGTCTCTTCCGCCTCCCCATAATGCGCAGCATCATCGACGACTACGGCATGTGCATCCTAATGCAGACCCCTAACCTTGGCGACAACCCAAAGGCAAACCTCGACACCATGACGCTGAAGGTCGACGGCGCGGCCTGCGAGAGACCTGACGCGGAGGTGCAGAGCGCCGCAACTCACCTCCACGCTGGCGAGGCAGCTACTGTGTACTTCAAGAGCGGCCGCGTCGTCACGATCGAGGTGCCGGTAGTGCCCAACTAA
- a CDS encoding metallo-peptidase, Clan M-, Family M49: protein MSHNALYVTPRAVPYCTLAIANAFKDLTPKQRHYAHHMMAAGWCGAPVVAEQLSPESLPLLRLFFKVLSVQPLDAFKANSVDAGVDPDEVKQFLEYVAMVYSNMGNYISFGDTKFVPSIPKESFAKIVASAEGSPAVDAQLLDAIYSLDDDKLTLDFPPKGLTRYYSPNVTREDAAVANDFLASKKMDGVNTRVFKEEDGTLVIRVAAATEKTVPAEKFNGRAIAMYYGDYKEEMARVVAELRKAQPYAENETEVRMLNHYVAHFQHGDVDAHKESQKEWVKDVGPTVETNIGFIESYRDPSGVRAEWEGFVAVVNKEQSKMYGALVAQGEKFIAQLPWGKPFEKDVFSSPDFTSLDVLGFASSGIPAGINIPNYDDIRQTVGFKNVYLSNVVSAMTFKDKLNYITEADWELYKTSILAATSVNVGIHELLGHGTGKLLSENSDGTFNFDKNTVDPISGKPVATWYKPGDTYSSVFGSLGNSYEECRAEAVSLYLCLVPDLLEIFNLKTAKEQQDVIYVCWLNMVRAGLVGLEFYTPEKHQWRQAHMRARFCILQALVRAPNPIVQITENAEEGVLITLDRERIATDGRQAIGDLLVNLNVNKATADAKRGGAYFENMTVVSDQYVHYRDIIMARRKPRKQYVQPHTFISGDTVEVREFAGSVEGVVESFVTRHREIPL from the coding sequence ATGTCGCACAACGCCCTTTATGTTACCCCTCGTGCGGTACCGTACTGCACCCTGGCCATCGCCAACGCCTTCAAGGACCTGACCCCGAAGCAGCGCCACTACGCCCATCACATGATGGCGGCGGGGTGGTGCGGCGCCCCGGTGGTGGCCGAGCAGCTGAGTCCCGAGtctctgccgctcctgcgTCTCTTCTTCAAGGTACTCAGTGTCCAGCCGCTGGACGCCTTCAAGGCGAACAgcgtcgacgccggcgtcgacCCCGATGAGGTGAAGCAGTTCCTGGAATACGTCGCGATGGTCTACTCGAACATGGGCAACTACATTTCCTTTGGCGACACGAAGTTCGTTCCATCGATTCCGAAGGAGAGCTTTGCGAAGATCGTGGCGAGCGCGGAGGGGTCTCCGGCGGTggatgcgcagctgctggacgccATCTACAGCCTGGACGACGACAAGCTGACGCTGGACTTCCCTCCCAAGGGACTTACGCGGTACTACAGCCCAAACGTCACCCGCGAagacgccgctgtcgcgaACGACTTCCTGGCGTCGAAAAAGATGGACGGCGTCAACACACGCGTGTTCAAGGAGGAAGACGGCACCCTCGTCATccgcgtcgcggcggcgactgAGAAGACGGTGCCGGCGGAGAAGTTCAACGGCCGCGCCATTGCAATGTACTATGGCGACTacaaggaggagatggcccgcgtcgtggcggagctgcgcaaggcgCAGCCGTACGCGGAGAACGAAACGGAGGTCCGTATGTTGAACCACTACGTCGCGCACTTCCAGCATGGCGACGTGGACGCGCACAAGGAGAGTCAGAAGGAGTGGGTGAAGGATGTGGGGCCGACGGTGGAGACGAACATCGGCTTCATCGAGTCGTACCGCGACCCCtccggcgtgcgtgcggagtGGGAGGGCttcgtggcggtggtgaacAAGGAGCAGTCGAAGATGTACGGCGCACTGGTGGCACAGGGCGAGAAGTTCATTGCTCAGTTGCCGTGGGGCAAGCCGTTCGAGAAGGACGTCTTCTCCAGCCCCGACTTCACCAGCCTTGACGTCCTGGGCTTCGCGAGCAGTGGCATTCCGGCCGGCATCAACATCCCCAACTACGACGACATTCGTCAGACCGTCGGCTTCAAGAACGTGTACCTGTCCAACGTGGTGAGCGCGATGACCTTCAAGGACAAGCTGAACTACATCACAGAGGCGGACTGGGAGCTGTACAAGACGAGCATTCTTGCCGCGACCTCGGTGAACGTCGGCATCCACGAGCTGCTGGGCCACGGCACAGGCAAGCTGCTGTCGGAGAACAGCGACGGCACCTTCAACTTTGACAAGAACACGGTGGACCCCATCAGCGGCAAGCCCGTCGCCACGTGGTACAAGCCCGGCGACACGTATTCGAGCGTGTTTGGCAGTCTTGGAAACTCGTACGAGGAGTGCCGCGCTGAGGCGGTGTCCCTGTACCTCTGCTTGGTGCCGGACCTGCTGGAGATCTTCAACCTCAAGACAGcgaaggagcagcaggatGTCATCTATGTCTGCTGGCTGAACATGGTGCGCGCCGGCCTGGTCGGGCTCGAGTTCTACACCCCGGAGAAGCACCAGTGGCGTCAGGCGCACATGCGGGCCCGATTCTGTATCCTCCAGGCGCTGGTCCGTGCACCGAACCCCATTGTGCAGATCACCGAGAACGCCGAGGAGGGCGTCCTCATCACACTTGACCGCGAGCGCATCGCCACGGACGGGCGCCAGGCGATCGGGGACCTGCTCGTGAACCTCAATGTGAACAAGGCGACCGCCGACGCGAAGCGCGGCGGGGCCTACTTCGAGAACATGACGGTCGTGAGCGACCAGTACGTCCACTACCGCGACATCATCATGGCGCGCCGCAAGCCGCGCAAGCAGTACGTCCAGCCACACACCTTCATCAGCGGGGATACGGTGGAGGTGCGGGAGTTTGCCGGGTCGGTAGAGGGGGTCGTGGAATCCTTTGTTACCCGACACCGCGAGATCCCGCTGTAG